One Perca flavescens isolate YP-PL-M2 chromosome 9, PFLA_1.0, whole genome shotgun sequence genomic window carries:
- the brdt gene encoding bromodomain testis-specific protein isoform X2, producing MSNVKVLPVVSGNPPPPEVINPKSHGRVTNQLQYLEKVVIKALWGHNFSWPFRQPVDAVALRLPDYYTIITKPMDLSTIKKRLQNKYYWQALECIQDFNAMFTNCYVYNQPGDDIVFMAQTLEKLFLQKVSQMPKEECEVTAITTKETLKGRKTNAGAIKQRSFVSEVVLQQTVTVIPPDVPQFIPPIQLSAQIDATIKKGFKRKADPSTCTTSVISSSEVSHAEDHSAPRTLFSRRGSGRPIKPPKKDLPSFEGKKVRLSEQLRYCSDILKEMLSKRHYGYAWPFYTPVDAVALGLHDYHDIIKQPMDLSTIKKKIDQREYTIAKEFAADVRLMFSNCYKYNPPSHEVVYMARKLQEVFEARYLKVPQEAEGFSLPHRRDDKGKGDGVANVSSPASSESESSSEARSSSEEVAMQLANIEERLKAVSDQLKKLTQEPPMKPKKKDQLKKEKRAKEKDIARLKQKSLEYKSIVEKMANRKSSTLHDNRRNIYGGHLKCEDGVPPIPMTYQEKKQLKLDINKLPGDKLGKLVNIIHARESCLRDSTLEEIEVDFEMLKSSTLRALQRFVAACLRKCNKNVGKKKLVKPTVGMQTGKSKDTGTSQVSSKEQQLIKKKKLLAKLMPAPDPGCPSHLSESSSSSSSSDSGSCSSLSSTSDSSDSESVPKTKKPKSKDSCQKVKTKSKVTHAARGKQISETKDLTKPSVKTCQPPLAVQSSVAETKGYPTHRNADKMCDELTLSPPDLSALLSPMASPGVLLDWAATRFEGPVLSPIRDSPLQSKDETRSNYRCPEDFPESQLTNVPCTNTTSTFAEEEKAQIPKKEIVLKNAESWAKLVRQSVTAAAVKSSKESFQQFRKVAIEKEEREKALKKKLMEDTKEREATEKSSLLGKAETNSQPIEEEPDSPESICTEATLDAPKDVEQQKSPIETEPLTTQALVDREREMARKKEQERRRREAMSGIDMTMQRDIMTTFELNLD from the exons ATGTCTAATGTGAAAGTCTTACCCGTTGTGAGTGGAAATCCCCCTCCCCCAGAGGTCATAAATCCAAAGAGCCATGGACGTGTAACCAATCAGCTACAGTACCTGGAGAAGGTGGTGATCAAAGCTTTATGGGGACATAACTTTTCGTGGCCCTTTCGCCAGCCAGTTGATGCAGTGGCACTGCGTCTCCCA GATTATTATACAATTATCACAAAGCCTATGGATCTGAGCACTATTAAGAAACGTCTTCAGAACAAATACTACTGGCAAGCACTCGAGTGTATACAAGACTTCAATGCCATGTTCACAAACTGTTATGTGTACAATCAG ccTGGAGATGACATTGTTTTTATGGCACAGACCCTGGAGAAGCTTTTTTTGCAGAAAGTGTCCCAAATGCCCAAGGAAGAGTGTGAAGTTACAGCAATCACTACAAAGGAAACATTGAAAGGGAGAAAGACGAATGCAG GTGCAATAAAGCAGAGATCCTTTGTGTCAGAAGTTGTTCTCCAGCAGACTGTAACCGTCATTCCACCTGATGTGCCTCAATTCATCCCACCCATCCAGCTCTCTGCACAAATTGATGCAACC attaaaaaaggttttaagaGGAAAGCAGACCCCTCAACCTGCACCACCTCAGTGATCAGCAGTAGTGAGGTATCCCATGCTGAGGATCATTCAGCACCTAGGACATTATTCTCCAGGAGAGGCAGTGGAAGGCCCATCAAACCTCCAAAGAAAGACTTGCCTTCTTTTGAGGGCAAGAAGGTCAGACTGTCTGAGCAGCTCAGGTACTGTAGTGATATCCTGAAGGAGATGCTCTCAAAGAGACACTATGGATATGCATGGCCCTTTTATACCCCTGTTGATGCGGTGGCTTTAGGCTTGCACGACTACCATGACATCATCAAGCAGCCTATGGACCTGAGCACCATCAAG AAAAAAATTGATCAACGGGAGTATACAATTGCAAAGGAATTTGCCGCTGATGTCAGACTGATGTTCTCCAACTGTTACAAATACAATCCACCTTCGCATGAGGTTGTCTACATGGCAAGAAAACTCCAG GAGGTTTTTGAGGCCCGTTATTTGAAAGTTCCCCAAGAAGCGGAGGGTTTTTCTCTACCTCATCGGCGAGATGACAAGGGAAAAGGAGACGGAGTTGCAAATGTGTCATCCCCAGCAAGTTCTGAAAGTGAAAGCTCATCAGAGGCACGGAGTTCATCAGAAGAAGTGGCCATGCAGCTGGCCAATATAGAGGAGCGG TTGAAAGCTGTCAGTGATCAACTGAAGAAACTAACCCAAGAGCCCCCGATGAAACCTAAGAAGAAAGACCagttgaaaaaggaaaaaagagccAAAGAAAAGGATATCGCTAGACTAAAGCAGAAATCCTTGGAATACAAATCTATTGTAGAAAAAATGGCCAACCGGAAAAGTTCTACTTT GCATGACAACAGACGCAATATTTATGGAGGACATCTAAAGTGTGAGGATGGGGTCCCACCAATACCAATGACCTACCAGGAGAAAAAGCAGTTGAAATTGGACATCAACAAGCTGCCTGGTGACAAACTGGGCAAGTTGGTGAACATCATTCATGCCAGGGAGTCCTGTCTACGAGATTCCACTCTCGAAGAGATTGAGGTTGACTTTGAAATGCTCAAGTCTTCCACACTGAGAGCCCTGCAGAGGTTTGTTGCGGCATGTCTGAGGAAATGCAACAAGAACGTTGGCA AAAAAAAGCTGGTAAAGCCAACAGTAGGAATGCAGACTGGGAAATCAAAGGATACCGGTACATCTCAGGTTTCCAGTAAAGAGCAGCAATtgattaagaaaaaaaagctattaG CTAAACTAATGCCGGCTCCTGACCCCGGCTGCCCTTCACACCTCAGTGAAAGCAGCAGCTCGTCATCCAGCTCTGACAGCGGCAGCTGTAGTAGTCTTTCTAGCACTTCTGATAGCAGTGACTCTGAATCAG TGCCAAAAACAAAGAAGCCAAAAAGTAAAGACTCTTGCCAAAAGGTTAAGACAAAG TCAAAGGTGACTCATGCTGCCCGTGGCAAGCAGATATCGGAGACAAAAGATTTGACAAAACCTTCAGTCAAGACTTGTCAGCCCCCTCTTGCTGTGCAGTCCTCTGTTGCAGAAACCAAAGGCTACCCAACACACCGAAATGCAGACAAGATGTGTGATGAGCTGACTTTATCACCTCCAG ATTTGTCTGCCCTTTTATCCCCCATGGCATCTCCAGGAGTGTTGCTGGATTGGGCAGCCACCAGATTTGAG GGCCCAGTGCTGTCCCCTATTAGAGACAGCCCACTGCAGTCCAAAGATGAGACCAGGTCCA ATTACAGATGCCCTGAGGATTTTCCTGAAAGTCAGCTGACTAATGTGCCTTGCACCAACACAACAAGTACATTTGCTGAAGAGGAAAAAGCCCAAATTCCCAAAAAG GAAATTGTTCTGAAAAATGCTGAGTCTTGGGCAAAGCTGGTAAGGCAGTCAGTCACTGCAGCTGCAGTTAAGTCCTCAAAGGAGAGCTTCCAGCAGTTCCGTAAGGTTGCCATAGAAAAAGAAGAACGTGAAAAAGCACTGAAGAAGAAACTGATGGAAGACACCAAGGAGAGGGAGGCTACTGAAAAGAGCAG TTTACTAGGTAAAGCAGAAACAAATTCACAACCTATTGAGGAAGAGCCGGATTCACCAGAGAGCATTTGTACAGAAGCTACCCTAGATGCTCCTAAAGATGTTGAGCAACAAAAGTCTCCGATAGAAACAGAACCTTTAACAACACAGGCCTTGGTGGATAGGGAAAGAGAGATGGCCCGCAAAAAGGAGCAAGAACGTCGCAGGAGAGAGGCT ATGTCTGGTATTGACATGACTATGCAGCGGGACATCATGACTACGTTTGAGCTTAACCTGGACTAA
- the brdt gene encoding bromodomain testis-specific protein isoform X1, with translation MSNVKVLPVVSGNPPPPEVINPKSHGRVTNQLQYLEKVVIKALWGHNFSWPFRQPVDAVALRLPDYYTIITKPMDLSTIKKRLQNKYYWQALECIQDFNAMFTNCYVYNQPGDDIVFMAQTLEKLFLQKVSQMPKEECEVTAITTKETLKGRKTNAGAIKQRSFVSEVVLQQTVTVIPPDVPQFIPPIQLSAQIDATIKKGFKRKADPSTCTTSVISSSEVSHAEDHSAPRTLFSRRGSGRPIKPPKKDLPSFEGKKVRLSEQLRYCSDILKEMLSKRHYGYAWPFYTPVDAVALGLHDYHDIIKQPMDLSTIKKKIDQREYTIAKEFAADVRLMFSNCYKYNPPSHEVVYMARKLQEVFEARYLKVPQEAEGFSLPHRRDDKGKGDGVANVSSPASSESESSSEARSSSEEVAMQLANIEERLKAVSDQLKKLTQEPPMKPKKKDQLKKEKRAKEKDIARLKQKSLEYKSIVEKMANRKSSTLHDNRRNIYGGHLKCEDGVPPIPMTYQEKKQLKLDINKLPGDKLGKLVNIIHARESCLRDSTLEEIEVDFEMLKSSTLRALQRFVAACLRKCNKNVGKKKLVKPTVGMQTGKSKDTGTSQVSSKEQQLIKKKKLLAKLMPAPDPGCPSHLSESSSSSSSSDSGSCSSLSSTSDSSDSESVPKTKKPKSKDSCQKVKTKSKVTHAARGKQISETKDLTKPSVKTCQPPLAVQSSVAETKGYPTHRNADKMCDELTLSPPDLSALLSPMASPGVLLDWAATRFEQGPVLSPIRDSPLQSKDETRSNYRCPEDFPESQLTNVPCTNTTSTFAEEEKAQIPKKEIVLKNAESWAKLVRQSVTAAAVKSSKESFQQFRKVAIEKEEREKALKKKLMEDTKEREATEKSSLLGKAETNSQPIEEEPDSPESICTEATLDAPKDVEQQKSPIETEPLTTQALVDREREMARKKEQERRRREAMSGIDMTMQRDIMTTFELNLD, from the exons ATGTCTAATGTGAAAGTCTTACCCGTTGTGAGTGGAAATCCCCCTCCCCCAGAGGTCATAAATCCAAAGAGCCATGGACGTGTAACCAATCAGCTACAGTACCTGGAGAAGGTGGTGATCAAAGCTTTATGGGGACATAACTTTTCGTGGCCCTTTCGCCAGCCAGTTGATGCAGTGGCACTGCGTCTCCCA GATTATTATACAATTATCACAAAGCCTATGGATCTGAGCACTATTAAGAAACGTCTTCAGAACAAATACTACTGGCAAGCACTCGAGTGTATACAAGACTTCAATGCCATGTTCACAAACTGTTATGTGTACAATCAG ccTGGAGATGACATTGTTTTTATGGCACAGACCCTGGAGAAGCTTTTTTTGCAGAAAGTGTCCCAAATGCCCAAGGAAGAGTGTGAAGTTACAGCAATCACTACAAAGGAAACATTGAAAGGGAGAAAGACGAATGCAG GTGCAATAAAGCAGAGATCCTTTGTGTCAGAAGTTGTTCTCCAGCAGACTGTAACCGTCATTCCACCTGATGTGCCTCAATTCATCCCACCCATCCAGCTCTCTGCACAAATTGATGCAACC attaaaaaaggttttaagaGGAAAGCAGACCCCTCAACCTGCACCACCTCAGTGATCAGCAGTAGTGAGGTATCCCATGCTGAGGATCATTCAGCACCTAGGACATTATTCTCCAGGAGAGGCAGTGGAAGGCCCATCAAACCTCCAAAGAAAGACTTGCCTTCTTTTGAGGGCAAGAAGGTCAGACTGTCTGAGCAGCTCAGGTACTGTAGTGATATCCTGAAGGAGATGCTCTCAAAGAGACACTATGGATATGCATGGCCCTTTTATACCCCTGTTGATGCGGTGGCTTTAGGCTTGCACGACTACCATGACATCATCAAGCAGCCTATGGACCTGAGCACCATCAAG AAAAAAATTGATCAACGGGAGTATACAATTGCAAAGGAATTTGCCGCTGATGTCAGACTGATGTTCTCCAACTGTTACAAATACAATCCACCTTCGCATGAGGTTGTCTACATGGCAAGAAAACTCCAG GAGGTTTTTGAGGCCCGTTATTTGAAAGTTCCCCAAGAAGCGGAGGGTTTTTCTCTACCTCATCGGCGAGATGACAAGGGAAAAGGAGACGGAGTTGCAAATGTGTCATCCCCAGCAAGTTCTGAAAGTGAAAGCTCATCAGAGGCACGGAGTTCATCAGAAGAAGTGGCCATGCAGCTGGCCAATATAGAGGAGCGG TTGAAAGCTGTCAGTGATCAACTGAAGAAACTAACCCAAGAGCCCCCGATGAAACCTAAGAAGAAAGACCagttgaaaaaggaaaaaagagccAAAGAAAAGGATATCGCTAGACTAAAGCAGAAATCCTTGGAATACAAATCTATTGTAGAAAAAATGGCCAACCGGAAAAGTTCTACTTT GCATGACAACAGACGCAATATTTATGGAGGACATCTAAAGTGTGAGGATGGGGTCCCACCAATACCAATGACCTACCAGGAGAAAAAGCAGTTGAAATTGGACATCAACAAGCTGCCTGGTGACAAACTGGGCAAGTTGGTGAACATCATTCATGCCAGGGAGTCCTGTCTACGAGATTCCACTCTCGAAGAGATTGAGGTTGACTTTGAAATGCTCAAGTCTTCCACACTGAGAGCCCTGCAGAGGTTTGTTGCGGCATGTCTGAGGAAATGCAACAAGAACGTTGGCA AAAAAAAGCTGGTAAAGCCAACAGTAGGAATGCAGACTGGGAAATCAAAGGATACCGGTACATCTCAGGTTTCCAGTAAAGAGCAGCAATtgattaagaaaaaaaagctattaG CTAAACTAATGCCGGCTCCTGACCCCGGCTGCCCTTCACACCTCAGTGAAAGCAGCAGCTCGTCATCCAGCTCTGACAGCGGCAGCTGTAGTAGTCTTTCTAGCACTTCTGATAGCAGTGACTCTGAATCAG TGCCAAAAACAAAGAAGCCAAAAAGTAAAGACTCTTGCCAAAAGGTTAAGACAAAG TCAAAGGTGACTCATGCTGCCCGTGGCAAGCAGATATCGGAGACAAAAGATTTGACAAAACCTTCAGTCAAGACTTGTCAGCCCCCTCTTGCTGTGCAGTCCTCTGTTGCAGAAACCAAAGGCTACCCAACACACCGAAATGCAGACAAGATGTGTGATGAGCTGACTTTATCACCTCCAG ATTTGTCTGCCCTTTTATCCCCCATGGCATCTCCAGGAGTGTTGCTGGATTGGGCAGCCACCAGATTTGAG CAGGGCCCAGTGCTGTCCCCTATTAGAGACAGCCCACTGCAGTCCAAAGATGAGACCAGGTCCA ATTACAGATGCCCTGAGGATTTTCCTGAAAGTCAGCTGACTAATGTGCCTTGCACCAACACAACAAGTACATTTGCTGAAGAGGAAAAAGCCCAAATTCCCAAAAAG GAAATTGTTCTGAAAAATGCTGAGTCTTGGGCAAAGCTGGTAAGGCAGTCAGTCACTGCAGCTGCAGTTAAGTCCTCAAAGGAGAGCTTCCAGCAGTTCCGTAAGGTTGCCATAGAAAAAGAAGAACGTGAAAAAGCACTGAAGAAGAAACTGATGGAAGACACCAAGGAGAGGGAGGCTACTGAAAAGAGCAG TTTACTAGGTAAAGCAGAAACAAATTCACAACCTATTGAGGAAGAGCCGGATTCACCAGAGAGCATTTGTACAGAAGCTACCCTAGATGCTCCTAAAGATGTTGAGCAACAAAAGTCTCCGATAGAAACAGAACCTTTAACAACACAGGCCTTGGTGGATAGGGAAAGAGAGATGGCCCGCAAAAAGGAGCAAGAACGTCGCAGGAGAGAGGCT ATGTCTGGTATTGACATGACTATGCAGCGGGACATCATGACTACGTTTGAGCTTAACCTGGACTAA
- the brdt gene encoding bromodomain testis-specific protein isoform X3, which yields MSNVKVLPVVSGNPPPPEVINPKSHGRVTNQLQYLEKVVIKALWGHNFSWPFRQPVDAVALRLPDYYTIITKPMDLSTIKKRLQNKYYWQALECIQDFNAMFTNCYVYNQPGDDIVFMAQTLEKLFLQKVSQMPKEECEVTAITTKETLKGRKTNAGAIKQRSFVSEVVLQQTVTVIPPDVPQFIPPIQLSAQIDATIKKGFKRKADPSTCTTSVISSSEVSHAEDHSAPRTLFSRRGSGRPIKPPKKDLPSFEGKKVRLSEQLRYCSDILKEMLSKRHYGYAWPFYTPVDAVALGLHDYHDIIKQPMDLSTIKKKIDQREYTIAKEFAADVRLMFSNCYKYNPPSHEVVYMARKLQEVFEARYLKVPQEAEGFSLPHRRDDKGKGDGVANVSSPASSESESSSEARSSSEEVAMQLANIEERLKAVSDQLKKLTQEPPMKPKKKDQLKKEKRAKEKDIARLKQKSLEYKSIVEKMANRKSSTLHDNRRNIYGGHLKCEDGVPPIPMTYQEKKQLKLDINKLPGDKLGKLVNIIHARESCLRDSTLEEIEVDFEMLKSSTLRALQRFVAACLRKCNKNVGKKKLVKPTVGMQTGKSKDTGTSQVSSKEQQLIKKKKLLAKLMPAPDPGCPSHLSESSSSSSSSDSGSCSSLSSTSDSSDSESVPKTKKPKSKDSCQKVKTKSSVAETKGYPTHRNADKMCDELTLSPPDLSALLSPMASPGVLLDWAATRFEQGPVLSPIRDSPLQSKDETRSNYRCPEDFPESQLTNVPCTNTTSTFAEEEKAQIPKKEIVLKNAESWAKLVRQSVTAAAVKSSKESFQQFRKVAIEKEEREKALKKKLMEDTKEREATEKSSLLGKAETNSQPIEEEPDSPESICTEATLDAPKDVEQQKSPIETEPLTTQALVDREREMARKKEQERRRREAMSGIDMTMQRDIMTTFELNLD from the exons ATGTCTAATGTGAAAGTCTTACCCGTTGTGAGTGGAAATCCCCCTCCCCCAGAGGTCATAAATCCAAAGAGCCATGGACGTGTAACCAATCAGCTACAGTACCTGGAGAAGGTGGTGATCAAAGCTTTATGGGGACATAACTTTTCGTGGCCCTTTCGCCAGCCAGTTGATGCAGTGGCACTGCGTCTCCCA GATTATTATACAATTATCACAAAGCCTATGGATCTGAGCACTATTAAGAAACGTCTTCAGAACAAATACTACTGGCAAGCACTCGAGTGTATACAAGACTTCAATGCCATGTTCACAAACTGTTATGTGTACAATCAG ccTGGAGATGACATTGTTTTTATGGCACAGACCCTGGAGAAGCTTTTTTTGCAGAAAGTGTCCCAAATGCCCAAGGAAGAGTGTGAAGTTACAGCAATCACTACAAAGGAAACATTGAAAGGGAGAAAGACGAATGCAG GTGCAATAAAGCAGAGATCCTTTGTGTCAGAAGTTGTTCTCCAGCAGACTGTAACCGTCATTCCACCTGATGTGCCTCAATTCATCCCACCCATCCAGCTCTCTGCACAAATTGATGCAACC attaaaaaaggttttaagaGGAAAGCAGACCCCTCAACCTGCACCACCTCAGTGATCAGCAGTAGTGAGGTATCCCATGCTGAGGATCATTCAGCACCTAGGACATTATTCTCCAGGAGAGGCAGTGGAAGGCCCATCAAACCTCCAAAGAAAGACTTGCCTTCTTTTGAGGGCAAGAAGGTCAGACTGTCTGAGCAGCTCAGGTACTGTAGTGATATCCTGAAGGAGATGCTCTCAAAGAGACACTATGGATATGCATGGCCCTTTTATACCCCTGTTGATGCGGTGGCTTTAGGCTTGCACGACTACCATGACATCATCAAGCAGCCTATGGACCTGAGCACCATCAAG AAAAAAATTGATCAACGGGAGTATACAATTGCAAAGGAATTTGCCGCTGATGTCAGACTGATGTTCTCCAACTGTTACAAATACAATCCACCTTCGCATGAGGTTGTCTACATGGCAAGAAAACTCCAG GAGGTTTTTGAGGCCCGTTATTTGAAAGTTCCCCAAGAAGCGGAGGGTTTTTCTCTACCTCATCGGCGAGATGACAAGGGAAAAGGAGACGGAGTTGCAAATGTGTCATCCCCAGCAAGTTCTGAAAGTGAAAGCTCATCAGAGGCACGGAGTTCATCAGAAGAAGTGGCCATGCAGCTGGCCAATATAGAGGAGCGG TTGAAAGCTGTCAGTGATCAACTGAAGAAACTAACCCAAGAGCCCCCGATGAAACCTAAGAAGAAAGACCagttgaaaaaggaaaaaagagccAAAGAAAAGGATATCGCTAGACTAAAGCAGAAATCCTTGGAATACAAATCTATTGTAGAAAAAATGGCCAACCGGAAAAGTTCTACTTT GCATGACAACAGACGCAATATTTATGGAGGACATCTAAAGTGTGAGGATGGGGTCCCACCAATACCAATGACCTACCAGGAGAAAAAGCAGTTGAAATTGGACATCAACAAGCTGCCTGGTGACAAACTGGGCAAGTTGGTGAACATCATTCATGCCAGGGAGTCCTGTCTACGAGATTCCACTCTCGAAGAGATTGAGGTTGACTTTGAAATGCTCAAGTCTTCCACACTGAGAGCCCTGCAGAGGTTTGTTGCGGCATGTCTGAGGAAATGCAACAAGAACGTTGGCA AAAAAAAGCTGGTAAAGCCAACAGTAGGAATGCAGACTGGGAAATCAAAGGATACCGGTACATCTCAGGTTTCCAGTAAAGAGCAGCAATtgattaagaaaaaaaagctattaG CTAAACTAATGCCGGCTCCTGACCCCGGCTGCCCTTCACACCTCAGTGAAAGCAGCAGCTCGTCATCCAGCTCTGACAGCGGCAGCTGTAGTAGTCTTTCTAGCACTTCTGATAGCAGTGACTCTGAATCAG TGCCAAAAACAAAGAAGCCAAAAAGTAAAGACTCTTGCCAAAAGGTTAAGACAAAG TCCTCTGTTGCAGAAACCAAAGGCTACCCAACACACCGAAATGCAGACAAGATGTGTGATGAGCTGACTTTATCACCTCCAG ATTTGTCTGCCCTTTTATCCCCCATGGCATCTCCAGGAGTGTTGCTGGATTGGGCAGCCACCAGATTTGAG CAGGGCCCAGTGCTGTCCCCTATTAGAGACAGCCCACTGCAGTCCAAAGATGAGACCAGGTCCA ATTACAGATGCCCTGAGGATTTTCCTGAAAGTCAGCTGACTAATGTGCCTTGCACCAACACAACAAGTACATTTGCTGAAGAGGAAAAAGCCCAAATTCCCAAAAAG GAAATTGTTCTGAAAAATGCTGAGTCTTGGGCAAAGCTGGTAAGGCAGTCAGTCACTGCAGCTGCAGTTAAGTCCTCAAAGGAGAGCTTCCAGCAGTTCCGTAAGGTTGCCATAGAAAAAGAAGAACGTGAAAAAGCACTGAAGAAGAAACTGATGGAAGACACCAAGGAGAGGGAGGCTACTGAAAAGAGCAG TTTACTAGGTAAAGCAGAAACAAATTCACAACCTATTGAGGAAGAGCCGGATTCACCAGAGAGCATTTGTACAGAAGCTACCCTAGATGCTCCTAAAGATGTTGAGCAACAAAAGTCTCCGATAGAAACAGAACCTTTAACAACACAGGCCTTGGTGGATAGGGAAAGAGAGATGGCCCGCAAAAAGGAGCAAGAACGTCGCAGGAGAGAGGCT ATGTCTGGTATTGACATGACTATGCAGCGGGACATCATGACTACGTTTGAGCTTAACCTGGACTAA